A genomic segment from Epinephelus fuscoguttatus linkage group LG17, E.fuscoguttatus.final_Chr_v1 encodes:
- the LOC125904506 gene encoding ATPase inhibitor A, mitochondrial-like, with the protein MASFLIRLNIRKCVASQIRMASDQLGELGKGAGKGGGGGGSIREAGGAFGKREAAQEERYFRQKEKEQMAALRKHHSEEIDHHKKEIERLKKEIERHEGKIRKLKHDD; encoded by the exons ATGGCATCATTCCTTATCAGATTAAACATCAGGAAATGCGTCGCTTCTCAGATTAGGATGGCATCTGATCAG CTTGGCGAGCTGGGCAAGGGAGCAGGCaagggtggaggtggaggaggctcCATCAGGGAGGCCGGGGGTGCCTTTGGAAAGCGGGAAGCGGCACAGGAGGAACGGTACTTCAG GCAGAAAGAGAAGGAGCAGATGGCAGCGCTGCGGAAACATCACTCAGAAGAGATTGACCACCACAAAAAAGAGATTGAGcgcttaaaaaaagaaattgaacGTCACGAGGGCAAGATCAGAAAGCTGAAACATGATGACTAA